ttactcaaaatcttttttgctccatctttccacctccaatttggtctcccacttctcctcgttccctccacctctgactcatatatcctcttggtcaatctttcctcactcattctctccatgtgactaaaccatttcaatacaccctcttctgctctctcaaccacactctttttattaccacacatctctcttaccttattattacttactcgatcaaaccacctcacaccacatattgtcctcaaacatctcatttccagcacatccaccctcctccgcttaactctatccatagcccatgccttgcaaccctacaacattgttggaaccactattccttcaaacatacattgtTAATAtgtttcgcttttagtgttttccctttcTTTTATGTGCTGCGTGCTGTGTTTCTTCTGAGTGCTTTTTATACTTTGCGATTTCCGTATATCCAAGAAATAAATGTGACACTTCGTCAGTCACACTTTAAGATGTGATTCATTcttgttttgttctttatattgtgttacttCCTCATGTCTAGTGTAAAACACCCTCACTTAGCTCGTCATGAAAAAAGTGAGGTAGGATCAGATACTAAAAACTCAAACTTTtggtattttgttttttattatatgTAAGAAAGCAAGAATGGCTGAGAGAGCCAAGCTACTGGGAATAAGAAAGGTGTAAGCCCCCACCTTGCCCCAGCATCATTGCTGCGCCCCCCATGTACTGCTGGAGAGTCATCCAATAGAGTGGTGGTTGGAGAGGTAAGAGAGGCGGCAGATGGTGGTGTCTTCGCAGAATACAGGAGGCTCAGCGGGAACTTGAAAATCCTTCTGGTGAGGCTAATGACCCTGCCAGCCAGTCCTCTTGATGTCCTTAGGTGTTGTGTGGAGGCGTTTAAGCTGCTTCTGCAGCAGGTTCCTCAGCGGCAGGCTTGGCTAGGAGTGGCAGGCCATAGGGGTATCCCAAACCCAAGCCATAGGGGTAGCTAAGGGAGTAGGGGTACCAAGACCTGTGCAGGGAAACAAGTCTTATAAAGGAGAAATACTCTACATTTCTGTCGTGAACgtctgtgtggttgtgatggttactAGTTACTGGATGAGAGAGAAACAAAGAGGACTGTAAGTAAGACTTCCTTTACATGTGGATAAAGAAGACTGCCAGAAAATTAAGAGTTTTTCAAAAGTATTCACTCACGGACTAATTTTTGAGAAGTTCTACTGTTCTTTTCCAGGTCTGTAACTTTACACCTCTCCATGTCCTTGTAGCTTCATAACATGTTAACCTCTGCCTTGAGTTTTCCCATCAAACAAGAGAGACACAAGTTTCCCAATGAGCAAATGTCAATACTATAGATACTCGCGCCTTGCCATACTTagacacacatacaatatacacacgGATAATATCTGACCACAGTTGGAGTAGTATGCACTTTTGGAAATAGCAAGTTACGAtctgttgtcatttcatgtaaaaTGATGTCCTTGTCTTCTCGTACATCACTGTCCCTTAGGACGTGGGTATATATCAATTAGTAGTAATATTGACACAGTAACCAGTCATCTAGATGAAGGTGGACGTACTAGGGTAGCTGTACGTGAGGGGAAGTTCGGCCTCCTTAACCTCAACCGGCTTGATGGAGTAAGTGAGAGGATGATGGTAGCCGTAGAGGAGCACCGCTGGGTCAGCCTCAGCTTTGGGGGTGGGCAGGGCTGCGGCCACCATCACAAGAGCGAGCAACAACTGCCAACAAAAACAAGTTATCACCTTCCAAGCAAATCTGATCATGTGAAAAGCCATACATATAAAAAAGAAGGCACCTTATTTTCTTGGCTAATTCTCACTCAAACTCTTCTCATGATGTTTGGTCATCACTATAAAACAAAACTCCTTGTCTTTACAAGCAGCAATAGCTAAGTGAACAGCTAGAGGAGAGATTCTTACCACAACCTTCATGATGAATAGAGTGAGTCTACCCCTGGACAACTGATGCTTAGGGCTGGGAGCACCGCCGTATATACCCATGGCTGTGGTGGCCGGCCGGGAACTCCCTCCTGAACTCCAAGGACCTAAGTCATATGGCCAATAGTCAGCAATTCAGGTcttcctgagtaacaccagggtATAAGGCTCCATCCGAGTGATAGTCAACACAGTGCTCTGTGAAgaatgtaaacagaaatggtaatggagaaaatatatgaagtAATACTAAGTAGCCCATCCTTTCTTATGTAAGAGACCTCTACACACACCCTTTGTACACTACCTGCTGGGGAGTAACGCCAGGTGGTTGGTACAATAATGCTTTATGTATTATAACAAATACGTCGATAATGATACTGGTTATAATGTCATCTTGCACAAAGTATTTTAAGCGCTCTaaacttttttttactttgcatTGTTGTCTATAACGATTTTATCAGTATCTCTGTGTTTACCACGATACTCTGACGAATTTATGGTGAATTAAATTTATTTTAGggggttttatgaatatatttatatatcaatgGTTTTCATGTAGCAACCGATTTCCATTTTGAAAATTGATGTCTAACTTTTTATAGATCTTTGTGTACATATATCCTgtagatggttgtttaatttgtttatggatggggttgttagggaggtgaatgcaagagttttggaaagaggggcaagtatgcagtctgttgtggatgagagagcttgggaagtgagtcagttgttgttcgctgatgatgcagtgctggtggctgattcgtgtgagaaactgcagaagccggtgactgagtttggtaaagtgtgtgaaagaagaaagctgagagtaaatttgaataagagcaaagttattaggtacagtagggttgaggtgttgacaagtcaattgggaggtaagtttgaatggaaaaaaactggaggaagtaaagtgttttagatatctgggagtggatttggcagcagatggaaccatggaagcggaagtgaatcatagggtgggggagggggcgaaagttctggaagcgttgaagaatgagtggaagtcgagaacattatctcggaaagcacaaatgggtatgtttgaaggaatagtggttccaacaatgttatatggttgcgaggcgtgggctatagatagagttgtgcggaggagggtggatgtgctggaaatgagatgtttgaggacaatatgtggtgtgaggtggtttgatcgagtaagtaataatagggtaagagagatgtgtggtaataaagagtgtggttgagagagcagaagagggtgtattgaaatggtttggtcacatggagagaatgagtgaggaaagattgaccaagaggatatatgagtcagaggtggagggaacgaggagaagcgggagaccaaattggaggtggaaagatggagtgaaaaagattttgagtgatcagggcctgaacatgcaggagggtgaaaggcgtgcaaggaatagagtgaattggaacgatgtggtataccggggtcgacgtgctgtcaatggattgaaccagggcatgtgaagcgcctggggtaaaccatggaaagttctgtggtgcctggatgtggaaagggagctgtggtttcggtgcattattacatgacagctagagactgagtgtgaacgaatggggcctttgttgtcttttcctagcgctacctcgcacatatgaggggggaggggttttttatttcatgtgtcgcggggtggcgataggaatgaataaaggcagacagtatgaattatgtacatgtgtatatatgtatatgtctgtgtgtgtgtatatatgtatatgttgagatgtataggtatgtatatttgcgtgtgtggacgtgtatgtatatacatgtgtatgtgggtgggttgggccattctttcgtctgtttccttgcgctacctcgctaacgcgggagacagtgacaaagcaaaatgaataaataggtgAATAAGAATCTTCCATATAGGAGATATATGACATGAATGATTAATTGTCCATCCTTCCGGTTATAAAGTACTCTTTGTTCTTTACTTTTGATAcgtgattaatgataatcatccaACTATTGAGCAGATCAATTTGTTTCTGCTCTTGAGGGTATCAAATGTGGATCGCGTCGAAACTGAAGAAATGGCTTCCAGAACAGTTTCACAGGAATGATTTAAGCGATTGCTTTTTAAAGTTCATGTGAAAGCACTTGTAGTTTGTTAGTTCCTGAATAACATCCCACACTTCGTCTCTTGAGATGTAGAGGCAGTGTATACCATCTTTTCTCGAGCTTCGTTGCGTGTAAGTTAGTCATCCTGGAAAGGAATGACTTAGAAATACATTGACATTCGGGGGGGAActtaataatatatattctttcgccCGAAAAGAGGACCTTAATAGTTAGGTTCCTTTAAGATAGAGGGACACATCCAGCCATATCGTTCCTTGGAGGAGTGACATGTAAAAACCAGTGTGACATGTATAGTAAGAATACCCTCATATGCCGCTCGGTATTAGATTATTGCATAGTCGCAATGACTTGCGTTATATTGCCACATCAAACTGTGTTACAAGGCCACATCAAACTGTTACATGGCCACATCAAACTGTTACATGGCTACATCAAACTTTCTTACATGGCCACGTCAGTGTTATATGGCTACATCAAACTTTCTTACATGGCCACATCAAACTGTATTACATGGCCACATCAAACTGCGTTACATGGCTACGTCAAACTGTATTACATGGCTACATCAAACTGTGTTACATGGCTACATCGGCGTGTGTTACATGACTGCATCGAAGTGTATGTTACATGGCCATCTCGGCACCGGAGACATTCAGCACATGTGTCACATAATGTCCTTCATGTCACGCTAAAAAAAATGTTCGATTTATTCTTTTAAGATTATCCTTAGCTAATAGCTATTTTGACATTTTCTAACCCATGGAAGCACAGCCTTAAGCGTCGCATCCATAAATCCTTTCTGTTCGTTTGAAGCTAAGGAACAATATCCTCTTTGTACACTCTCTGTCTCAACCTATAATGCAAAGGCAGACTTACGGATGGTTGTAACTGTGGTGTATCATCGTCTGGTGCCACAATAACGGATCTCCTCCATTGGTTGATATTCAGTGTTTAGATATAGCCTTTACCTATGTGTGAGATGGCTGTTtgggattactatttgtgtgttacgggaaggttAGCTggtcgtgttgtcccgtctcctaATATGATCTTTACTTGCTCTGCACATCAAGAAAGAGCGTTGGTCTAAGAACAACCTTTCCTACGTACTCCCCACAGCAATTCTCAGACAGGCGTAGCATACTACAAATCCAGGTACCCatccatcgaccagccccgaagggggaagatgaacatctgggtccggtgtgagccgactgccgcgcctaggattcgatTCTGAGCGGGcccatccttgtgtgtgtgtgtgtgtgtgtgtgtgtgtgtgtgtgtgctcttcgaTACTATGTCATGAAGTCTGACAAGCAAATCAATGGCGGATTATTTGGAAGCTGAATCTGCTTTTCTGCTCTCAGTTTCTCGATATGTTTCTctacctttctattctccatCTTTCTTGATTCCCATCATTAACTGTATGTCAACTATAATTAACTATGTTAACTAAATGCACCTCATCAACAGTTATGACGCTACAAGTGCTGTTGGCTCAGCACCGACCAGCAGTGGACAACTTAACAACAACCCGTAAATCCTTGCACTCAAAATCGAATCGGGTTCCTGGAAGTGTCCTTATGTCTACGTTTTGTAGATATTTACCTTTAAAATGATAATCATGGATAATCATGCCACAGTATGACATTCCTCGTTGAAATGTACACTTTAGGAGTATAGTATCGATCATGAAGGACTGTGTGGCATGGGTCTCAAACCCATGACAGTGTAGCAAGAGGAAATGAACGTGTGGTTCGAACAGAAACGGAAACGGTTTGTCTTAGACCTTGGTTCACAACAGCATCAATAATTAAGTCATTACACTGTGATACACCGAGCAAATAGACCGGAAAGTAATGAAACTTAAAGAACAGAAACCAGAGTAAGAAACTGAAGGCTGTGTAATGTGAGTCCCGACATATCTCTAATCAGAGACTTGCAAAGTAAATAAACCAAGACAAACACAATGTTGGCACTCGGAGGGAGGGGTAACTTATACGGGCTATCCATGGTCACACACACCTACGCATATTTTCAACACAGTTTAACGACGACGATGTTCTTGCAGGTATTGTGACGTATGACCTTGGCTTCTGTAATCAAATGAATACAAATCCTCTTCCCTTGTTTTGGTATCATCCAAAAAGCTTGGTATCAAAACCTGGTGTTTTGAGAGTATCAAAGTTATTTCTTAGAACATATCTGATATAAACCTATCTTCTTTATTCTTATTGGTGTACTTTTTCCCTCTTTATCATAATATATGtagatatcatcattattgctattgcTATGACTAAGTATAATTAAGTTACACAACATTGTTCCCCCATATAttccttttcattatcatttctccCATCATTACTACCGGTATTATTAAGCGTAGGACTGTATATACCTTAAGATATGGTGTCCTTCCCAGCACGTAGTGTACAAAGGGTGTGTTGAAGCCTCTTACATAAGATAGGATGGACCGCCCAGCCACGCCCTCCGACATTCCTCCCTCGCATCCTTTCTTTTGTGTGTGATGTTCTTCTTAAAATACTATGTTAACTGTGACTCAGATACAGGTTTACACACAGATATTACTCAAGGAGAACTGTCGTCTGACATGGCTAACTGTTGGCCATGAGTCTGAGGTCCTTGATTTAAAGAGGGAGTTCCCGGCcggccaccacagccacgggtaTATAAGGCGGTGCTCCCAGGCCTCAGCATCAGTCGTCCAGCGGCAGACTCTACTCATCATGAAGTTTGTGGTAAGGATATCTCCTTCAGCTCTTCACTTAGCTCTTGCTGCTTGTAAATACAAAGAGTTTTGTTTTATAGTGATGACCAAACATCATGAGAAGAGTCTGAGCGAGAATTAGCCAGGAAACTAAGGTGCCTTTCTCATATGTATAGCTTTCACATGATCAGAtttgcttggaagatgaaaacTTATTTTTGTTGGCAGTTGTTGCTTGCTCTTGTGGCGGTGGCCGCTGCCCGTGCCCACCCCTGAAGCTGAGGCTGACCCAGCTGTGCTCCTCTACGGCTACCATCATCCTCTCACTTACTCCATCAAGCCGGTTGAGGTTAAGGAGGCCGAACTTCCCCTCACCTACAGCTACCCTGGTAAGTCCACCTTCATCTAGATGGCCCGTTACTGTGCCAACATTCCTACTAAGTGATATATACCTACGTCCTTAGGGACAGTGACGTACGAGAAGACGAGGACATCATTAGAC
This sequence is a window from Panulirus ornatus isolate Po-2019 chromosome 52, ASM3632096v1, whole genome shotgun sequence. Protein-coding genes within it:
- the LOC139765020 gene encoding uncharacterized protein isoform X1, whose product is MGIYGGAPSPKHQLSRGRLTLFIMKVVLLLALVMVAAALPTPKAEADPAVLLYGYHHPLTYSIKPVEVKEAELPLTYSYPSLGTPTPLATPMAWVWDTPMACHS
- the LOC139765020 gene encoding uncharacterized protein isoform X2, producing the protein MGIYGGAPSPKHQLSRGRLTLFIMKVVLLLALVMVAAALPTPKAEADPAVLLYGYHHPLTYSIKPVEVKEAELPLTYSYPSLG